Proteins from a single region of Aythya fuligula isolate bAytFul2 chromosome 3, bAytFul2.pri, whole genome shotgun sequence:
- the CEP43 gene encoding FGFR1 oncogene partner, which produces MAAAAEEDTELRDLLVQTLESSGVLNKIKAELRAAVFLALEEQEKVENKTPLVNESLKNFLSTKDGRLVAGLVAEFLRFFNLDFTLAVFQPESSTLNGLDGRENLARDLGITEAEGTVGGPLLLEVVKKCQQKKISGSGEIAPVLSDSLCSTSKSSDGRSNTHPIPSKVAESTQSDTSVSSGEASKRSIHFLPNETKLDPQLQNKDLNTKEKSDPGMDEDDVEGDSFFDDPIPKPERTYGWKTESNKAGGLASLSDAPPLKSGLSSLTGAPLLKEPDDLNRNSVLKDLRLVNAKLGSLELGNGDDDEYADDFNSTSHRSEKSDISIGEEIDEISVETEDLNASDKLEDITQDHTISQLSDVADYLEDVA; this is translated from the exons atggcggcggcggcggaggaggacACGGAGCTGCGGGACCTGCTGGTGcagacgctggagagcagcggGGTGCTCAACAAAATCAAG GCAGAGTTGCGAGCAGCTGTTTTTTTGGCACTAGAAGAACAAGAGAAAGTGGAG AACAAAACACCTTTGGTAAATGAAAGCTTGAAAAATTTTTTGAGTACAAAAGATG GTCGCTTGGTTGCAGGTCTTGTTGCAGAATTTCTACGTTTTTTCAATCTTGATTTTACGCTGGCTGTTTTTCAGCCTGAATCAAGCACA ttaAATGGCCTGGATGGTCGAGAAAACTTAGCTCGAGATCTGGGAATTACAGAAGCAGAAGGTACTGTGGGTGGTCCCCTGTTGCTGGAGGTTGTTaaaaaatgtcagcagaaaAAGATTTCAGGCAGTGGAGAA ATTGCTCCAGTTCTAAGTGACAGCCTGTGCTCCACATCAAAATCATCAGATGGAAGATCAAATACACACCCCATACCAAGTAAG GTTGCTGAAAGCACTCAAAGTGATACAAGTGTCTCATCAGGGGAAGCAAGCAAAAGAAGCATTCATTTCCTACCTAACGAAACAAAACTAGATCCTCAGTTGCAAAACAAAGACTTAAAtaccaaagaaaaaagtgacCCAGGTATGGATGAAGATGATGTAGAGGGAGATTCTTTTTTTGACGATCCTATACCCAAACCAGAAAGAACTTACGGCTG gAAAACTGAATCCAATAAAGCAGGAGGTCTAGCATCCCTTTCTGATGCACCGCCTCTGAAAAGTGGGTTAAGTTCCCTGACTGGTGCACCTTTGCTAAAGGAGCCTGATG ATTTGAATAGAAATTCCGTTTTGAAAGACCTGCGGTTGGTGAATGCAAAACTGGGATCTTTAGAATTAG GAAACGGAGATGACGATGAGTATGCTGATGACTTCAACAG TACTAGCCATCGCTCAGAGAAAAGTGATATCAGTATTGGCGAAGAAATAGATGAAATTTCTGTTGAAACAGAAGACTTGAATGCCAGTGATAAA CTTGAAGACATCACACAAGACCACACCATTTCTCAGTTAAGTGATGTTGCAGATTATCTAGAAGATGTGGCATAG